A window of Pseudophryne corroboree isolate aPseCor3 chromosome 12, aPseCor3.hap2, whole genome shotgun sequence contains these coding sequences:
- the NFKBIA gene encoding NF-kappa-B inhibitor alpha, giving the protein MDYSSNMMVDGDVRMPGKDKLLQGTEDRTDSGLDSLKEEEYNVIVRDLQNLRMPSETTSPIYEPEPWKLQANEDGDTLLHLAIIHEAKDLALEAISRSYRDAFYLNRQNHLHQTPLHLAIITEQCDLAEKLLKAGCDPEIRDYRGNTPLHIASEKGSLRGVGVIVQNCNVQLSTLLQNANYEGHTCLHLASNNGFLAIVENLIMYGADVNAQEPCNGRTALHMAVDRQNSQLMHLLLKYGADVNRITYQGYSPCQLTWGRSNLEIQQHLLAVTEENLQYLPESEDDDSSGSESDHSDDEYPYDDCKFTCQGLN; this is encoded by the exons ATGGATTACTCCAGCAATATGATGGTGGATGGGGACGTCAGGATGCCCGGGAAGGATAAGCTGCTGCAGGGCACTGAGGACAGGACTGACAGTGGTCTGGACTCTCTGAAAGAAGAGGAATACAATGTCATAGTCCGGGACCTGCAGAACCTCCGCATGCCATCAGAGACCACTAGCCCGATCTATGAGCCAGAGCCATGGAAACTCCAGGCCAACGAGGACGGAGATAC ACTTCTCCATTTGGCAATTATTCATGAGGCAAAAGATCTGGCCCTGGAAGCAATCAGCAGATCATACAGAGACGCTTTTTACCTGAATCGGCAGAATCACCTTCACCAG ACACCACTGCATCTGGCTATTATAACGGAACAGTGTGACCTTGCTGAAAAGCTCTTAAAAGCTGGTTGTGACCCAGAAATCCGAGACTATCGCGGGAATACTCCCTTACACATTGCCTCTGAAAAGGGTTCACTGCGTGGGGTCGGAGTAATAGTCCAGAACTGTAATGTGCAACTATCAACACTTCTACAGAATGCAAATTATGAAG GTCACACATGCCTACACCTGGCATCCAATAACGGTTTTCTTGCCATTGTTGAGAACCTGATCATGTATGGTGCAGATGTTAACGCACAG GAGCCATGTAATGGACGCACAGCACTACACATGGCTGTGGACAGACAGAACTCTCAGCTGATGCATTTGCTGCTTAAATATGGGGCAGATGTGAACAGGATCACATACCAAGGCTACTCACCATGCCAACTTACGTGGGGTAGAAGCAACctcgagattcagcagcatctgctcgcTGTGACTGAAGAGAATTTGCAGTATCTGCCAGAAAGCGAGGACGATGACAGTTCCGGATCCGAATCGGATCATTCAGATGATGAG TACCCGTATGATGACTGCAAATTTACATGCCAAGGACTGAATTAG